The Streptomyces sp. NL15-2K genome contains a region encoding:
- a CDS encoding aldo/keto reductase: MERRTIGAAALAVGAVGLGCMPMSWAYSGSRQRGDESLRAVHRALDLGSTLLDTADMYGPFTNELLLGRVLKERRQDAFVSTKVGLLVGDQHIVANGRPGYVKRACDASLRRLQTDVIDLYQLHRADPEVPVEETWGAMAELVRAGKVRALGLCAMGARGGRRSGARLHDGTIRQLQRVQQVFPVSAVQAELSVWSPEARESLLPWCEARDIGFLAAMPLGNGYLTGTLTPGEGFEPDDVRARHPRFTAEMMAANQPIVAGLRRIARRHGEDVTPAQVALAWVLAQGRHVVPVPGTKQERWATENARAATLRLTEQDLAEVAGLPGAQGSWE, from the coding sequence GTGGAGCGCAGGACGATCGGCGCGGCGGCGCTCGCGGTGGGAGCCGTCGGACTCGGGTGCATGCCGATGAGCTGGGCGTACAGCGGATCACGGCAGCGCGGCGACGAGTCGCTCAGGGCGGTGCACCGGGCGCTGGACCTGGGCTCGACGCTCCTGGACACGGCCGACATGTACGGCCCCTTCACCAACGAGTTGCTACTGGGGCGGGTACTGAAGGAGCGCCGCCAGGACGCCTTCGTGTCGACCAAGGTCGGCCTGCTGGTGGGCGATCAGCACATCGTGGCCAACGGCCGCCCGGGCTACGTGAAGCGCGCCTGCGACGCGTCGCTGCGGCGCCTGCAGACCGATGTGATCGACCTCTACCAGCTCCACCGGGCGGACCCGGAGGTTCCGGTGGAGGAGACCTGGGGCGCGATGGCGGAGCTCGTCCGGGCCGGAAAGGTACGGGCGTTGGGGCTGTGCGCGATGGGCGCGCGGGGCGGCCGCCGGTCCGGGGCGCGGCTGCACGACGGGACGATCCGGCAGTTGCAGCGGGTGCAGCAGGTGTTCCCGGTGAGCGCGGTGCAGGCGGAGCTGTCGGTGTGGTCGCCGGAGGCGCGGGAGTCGCTGCTGCCCTGGTGCGAGGCGCGCGACATCGGCTTCCTGGCGGCGATGCCGCTCGGCAACGGCTACCTGACCGGCACCCTCACCCCCGGCGAGGGCTTCGAACCGGACGACGTACGCGCCCGCCACCCGCGCTTCACCGCCGAGATGATGGCCGCGAACCAGCCGATAGTGGCCGGCCTGCGCCGCATAGCCCGCCGCCACGGCGAGGACGTCACCCCGGCCCAGGTGGCCCTGGCCTGGGTGCTGGCGCAGGGCCGCCACGTGGTCCCGGTCCCGGGGACCAAGCAGGAGCGCTGGGCGACGGAGAACGCCCGCGCGGCGACGCTGCGCCTGACGGAACAGGACCTGGCGGAGGTGGCGGGGCTGCCGGGGGCGCAGGGGTCGTGGGAGTGA